GGGAGTATGTTGGCTTTGTTGCGCAAGCGGGGCGGGTTCCGGGGTGTGATGGTTGGGGTTGATTATTCGGCGAGGAGTGTGGAGTTGGCGAGGGAGTTGCAGAGGTTGAAGATTCATTCGGCTTATTTGacggatgaggaggatgaggagtGTGCTGGGGATGGGAATGGGAATGGTGTTGGTGAGGGTGAGGGAGAGATTCGGTTTGAGGAGTGGGATATTTTGCATTctgcggaggaggttggcgAGCAGGGGAAGTTGGATTGGTTTCCGTATGGGGAAGGGGGGTTTGATATTGTGCTTGATAAGGGGACGTTTGATGCCGTTTCGCTTtcggaggaggttgttgagggGGATGCCGATGCTTCGGTGgctgggaagaaggtgcAGAGGCGGGTTTGTGAGATGTATCCTGGGGTTGCGAGGCGGttggtgaagaagggtggGTTTTTGGTGGTTACGAGTTGTAATTGGACTGAGGAGGAGTTGGTGATGTGGTTTACCagggagaagggggagggtgATCGGTTGGAGGTTTGGGGACGTGTTGAGTATCCCCGGTTTAGGTTTGGGGGGAAGGAGGGTCAAGGGGTTTGTACGGTGTGTTTTCAGAGGGTTTGATCGTGGACCTTTATAGTGGGTTTGTAGATAGATGggttttttttatttctttttcatcttctatCATGCTGTACAGTCGTCACGTTTCATCAGTCATGATGTATGGATCCATTGGCATATGCCGCTTATGGATGCTGGTTTGGGGGCTTTATCCTGGGTATCTGAATCCCTGGGCCCATCTActctccctttctcttgaGGAGAGCAATCACACACCACCTCCTGCGATTCTCGGGGCCTTCGCCCTCCCGCTCAGGTACCCAGTCCCGGCGGACTTCCTTCCCGTCTTCCGCCCCGGAATTGAGATCCCGCTCATAGATCCGCTCAATCTCCAGGCCGTTGTTCACGGCAGTTTCGAAGAACCCGGCCACGATGGTTCGCCCGGTGTGAAATCCGGCAACAACCCAGACCTTGCCGCCGGGTGCAAGGAACCATTTCATCGTATTTACGAGGTTCTCGTGCTGCGAAGACATCCAGTAGCAATCTGCGCCGATGATCCGTGTGAAGGTTCCTTTCTTATCGACGGCCCAGGGGTCGCTGTCTAGCGTTCCCCATTCATGGGGTTTGATAATGACCTCAGTAGTTGAGGGGGACTTGCGGACATTGTGGTCAACATTGAAGGCGATGGCGCCAGCAAAGGCGGGAGAAGAGGGGTGGTCGGTAATAGTAACAGTAGATGCTTGCGCCAGGGCACAGACTACGGATGGTAATGCGGCACCTGCAGGATGAGATCAGTCCGATACATCCACGGTTGTGAGGAAGTGAAACTAGGGAAAGACAAACCAGCGCCCAATTCAAGCACACTCTCCCCTGTAACTTTCCACATCGCGGTGTCGGGATCTAATTGTCTCAGCGAAGCGAGATGCTCTGCTTTTTCCACCCCCTCTGCGACCACCATGGCGGCACTCCATAGAAAGTGCGCAAACAGCTTTCGCCCATGGTCAACATCGCTTCTTTGCCCAGCTGCGATCTCTTCCGAGCGATTTTCGCTCTGGTTGGGGTAGGAGGGGACCATGATTTGGAGAGTGCCATAGCGCGGGGAGCTGTACAGGAGATGCTGCCCAGGGTCACCATGGAAAGAGGGAGCATCATCTGGGAACAGGTGGGGGAGAAACGCTCCAAAGATGTCCTCGGCAGATTCATCCTCGACGGAGTCCTCGTCGTGGAAATCGGGTGGAGGGGCTgccggggaggaagataaggGCGTTCGACGGCGGGGGAGGGGTCGGAGGCGGGAGTGGAGCATTGTGAATTGACTTATGGGGCAATAGATCCCCAAAATTGACGTTCTAGCAGAAGTATGGTTCTTCCGGTATCCTACCGTTAATACTCAAACCAAGCGATATCTTGCTGTTGATACTTGATGGGGACTTGCAAAAAGTTGTATGCTTCAAATCTTCTGATTGGTTTGGGGATAGGCGGTCGTCATTTGTGTCGGCAGAATACTCCGCCTGCAAGTCATGGGTCACATGTTTCAATGATCGGTTTGGATCTCGAACGCCTGCTTGATCTTGGGATCATCCCAGCACTTTTGTCCACGAGACATTGGTCATATCAACATGCACGAATACTAAGACCACCTCGGACTGCTTCGGCTTTTCATATATGTCCGGATTAGTTCACTTAGACCACAGTTTCTGGCCTTGATTGAGAAGGATGTCTGGGAACTAACCCTGAAGACCGTGATCTGCTGTGGACTTTAGATGTTTGAAGGAACAGTTTCAGAATGGAAATATCTGGCTCTTGGCTGTAGACTAAGATCACTCTGATGCGTCACGATAAGGCGATCAAACACAGAGGTCTTTCTCATAGGCAATGATAAGGGTACGCCATTGCGCTGGTCTAGTAGGTTAATACGTTCAAATGGAAGGATTACGTGACTGCTTCTCATTGAAAAAGACAGTTTGGCATTGTCGCCAAATCAATGTGGTAGGATACTTTCGTACGCAAAGCAACGTAAGCAACACCGATGGCGGATAAAAGTGAGTGCCTGAGACATTCCTTCGAGAATCACCGATGCCTGGGGGCTAAAGCTGTGGCGTGCCGCAGTTGTAACTGGCCCTTTGTGGTGCGATCATTGACTAGAAGACCGAATATTTGTCTAGTCACATCTTGGTACAGGGGTAACCTGTGCGACATCAATCTACGATCCATCTTATATAGATAAAGAAACATTCGAACCGCTAATTTaaagaaatccaaaaaaagagaaaaaaagaagggggtaaaaaaaaaataaaaacagaaaagaacaaaaaatATTAATTGATAATCATAAAGAATGGCTCAGCCATGGAACCAGGCCCGAAAGAATGCACTTGACTTGCAGTTTAGGGTATTACCCAGTCAGTAGGTATTGGCCATGTGTCCAATGACCTGTCAGTGCAGCTGGCGGATCTTCATCTTGGCTGAATCGCAAGTTGACTTTGGTAGGACATAGGTACCTCAACCATTGGACGTGCCTTACCTCTGGGAAAGTTTAGGGTCAATTCGAATGATAGGCAATTTTACCTTCCCTCCGTACCTGAGCGTACCTTACTAGTAGAACTACTTGTACATACTATAAAAGGTCCCTAACCGCAGGTACTCTGGCGGTA
The sequence above is a segment of the Aspergillus oryzae RIB40 DNA, chromosome 3 genome. Coding sequences within it:
- a CDS encoding putative S-adenosylmethionine-dependent methyltransferase (methyltransferases) yields the protein MIFEAISAGPNFDSRAALQISRRPFQHESFTYTTTACVSKQKRSKRWQKKVIQVTSHPANWEPKTKRKKERNKEKKLTTKTPPEEQTNNQKSWETFYARTLTHISTKHAANNPHEETTNADSDSDAESVDDDDDPGTSWFSEHNAPDKVLQFLTAEDFPLAPCNTVPAGINHPSILDLGTGNGSMLALLRKRGGFRGVMVGVDYSARSVELARELQRLKIHSAYLTDEEDEECAGDGNGNGVGEGEGEIRFEEWDILHSAEEVGEQGKLDWFPYGEGGFDIVLDKGTFDAVSLSEEVVEGDADASVAGKKVQRRVCEMYPGVARRLVKKGGFLVVTSCNWTEEELVMWFTREKGEGDRLEVWGRVEYPRFRFGGKEGQGIDGFFLFLFHLLSCCTVVTFHQS
- a CDS encoding putative nicotinamide N-methyltransferase (predicted protein) translates to MLHSRLRPLPRRRTPLSSSPAAPPPDFHDEDSVEDESAEDIFGAFLPHLFPDDAPSFHGDPGQHLLYSSPRYGTLQIMVPSYPNQSENRSEEIAAGQRSDVDHGRKLFAHFLWSAAMVVAEGVEKAEHLASLRQLDPDTAMWKVTGESVLELGAGAALPSVVCALAQASTVTITDHPSSPAFAGAIAFNVDHNVRKSPSTTEVIIKPHEWGTLDSDPWAVDKKGTFTRIIGADCYWMSSQHENLVNTMKWFLAPGGKVWVVAGFHTGRTIVAGFFETAVNNGLEIERIYERDLNSGAEDGKEVRRDWVPEREGEGPENRRRWCVIALLKRKGE